A genomic window from Glycine soja cultivar W05 chromosome 10, ASM419377v2, whole genome shotgun sequence includes:
- the LOC114370704 gene encoding protein HOTHEAD-like isoform X1 gives MEIIQASNEGRQTSMGLVYEQFIWAFLVGCTFISVLSHPDEAAPKYTFLKEATSAPQILTYDYIVIGGGTCGCPLAATLSQGAGVLVLERGGSPYTNPERINIKNFGNSLVDISPSSFSQPFISRDGVLNSRARVLGGGSVVNAGFYSRASSTYIRDSGWNETLAEDSYIWVEKKVVFEPLLMQWQSAVRDGLLEVGVLPNNGFTFDHLYGTKVGGTIFDKEGNRYTAADLLEYADPKRISVYLHATVQKILFKYNTEKRRQQAYGVIFKDALGVMHRAYLSTQGKSEIILSAGAIGSPQLLMLSGIGPANHLQAHGIKVVLDQPFVGQGMADNPLNVLVVPSPVPVEVSLVQTVGITKFGSFIEAASGLSLGHSWSERLQGIFEFVSNQSGEPSTFPPEAKESVADTIRFLTNPTLKGGVIGEKVTGPRSTGHLELITTNPNDNPSVTFNYFKDPEDLKKCVEGMRIVIDVINSKAFSKFRYHNMPVQALIDLMLHLPVNLRPKHANAAFSLEQYCIDTVLTIYHYHGGCQSGKVVDHNYKVIGVEALRVIDGSTFHGSPGTNPQATVMMLGRYMGEKIIKEDSSIGGSEGIN, from the exons ATGGAGATTATTCAAGCTTCTAACGAGGGAAGACAGACGTCAATGGGTTTGGTGTACGAGCAATTTATATGGGCATTTCTTGTTGGGTGCACGTTCATTAGTGTATTATCTCATCCTGATGAAG CAGCTCCAAAGTACACATTTTTAAAAGAAGCAACATCTGCTCCACAAATCTTAACTTATGACTACATAGTGATTGGTGGAGGAACATGTGGGTGTCCACTAGCAGCAACTCTCTCACAAGGTGCAGGAGTTTTAGTCCTTGAAAGGGGGGGCTCTCCTTACACAAACCCTGAGCGAATCAACATAAAGAACTTTGGGAATTCCCTCGTTGACATAAGCCCTTCATCATTTTCCCAGCCATTCATATCCAGAGATGGTGTCCTCAATTCGCGGGCTCGTGTCCTGGGTGGTGGCTCTGTCGTGAATGCAGGATTCTATTCAAGGGCTAGCTCCACCTACATAAGAGATTCTGGTTGGAATGAAACTTTGGCTGAGGACTCATATATATGGGTTGAAAAAAAAGTGGTCTTTGAGCCCCTTCTGATGCAGTGGCAATCAGCAGTCAGGGATGGATTACTTGAAGTAGGTGTGTTGCCCAACAATGGTTTTACTTTTGATCACTTATATGGGACTAAGGTTGGAGGGACAATTTTTGATAAGGAGGGTAACAGGTACACAGCAGCTGATTTGTTAGAGTATGCTGATCCCAAGAGAATTTCTGTTTATCTCCATGCCACGGTGCAGAAGATACTATTTAAGTATAACACAG aaAAAAGAAGGCAACAAGCTTATGGAGTAATTTTCAAAGATGCATTGGGAGTGATGCATAGAGCATACTTAAGCACACAAGGAAAGAGTGAGATAATCTTATCAGCTGGTGCAATTGGAAGCCCACAGTTGCTGATGCTAAGTGGGATTGGTCCTGCAAACCATCTTCAAGCTCATGGAATAAAAGTGGTTTTGGATCAGCCCTTTGTGGGTCAAGGGATGGCAGATAATCCATTGAATGTTCTAGTGGTTCCTTCCCCTGTGCCTGTTGAAGTCTCTCTTGTCCAAACAGTGGGCATCACTAAGTTTGGTAGCTTCATTGAAGCAGCCAGTGGACTGAGCTTGGGCCATTCTTGGTCGGAAAGGCTTCAAGGGATTTTTGAATTTGTGTCAAACCAG TCTGGTGAGCCTTCCACGTTTCCCCCAGAAGCTAAGGAGAGTGTTGCAGACACTATTAGATTTTTAACCAATCCAACTCTTAAAGGAGGAGTCATAGGTGAAAAGGTCACAGGACCACGCTCTACGGGTCATTTGGAGCTTATAACCACAAATCCCAATGATAACCCATCAGTTACCTTCAACTATTTTAAGGATCCAGAAGACTTAAAGAAGTGTGTTGAAGGCATGAGAATCGTCATAGATGTGATAAACTCAAAAGCATTCTCAAAGTTTCGCTACCACAACATGCCGGTCCAAGCTCTAATAGACTTGATGTTGCACTTACCAGTTAACTTGAGGCCTAAACATGCTAATGCTGCCTTCTCTTTAGAACAGTATTGCATAGACACTGTGCTAACAATTTATCATTACCATGGAGGGTGCCAATCTGGTAAAGTTGTCGATCATAATTATAAGGTTATTGGTGTTGAAGCTTTGAGGGTAATTGATGGATCCACTTTTCATGGCTCACCGGGTACAAATCCTCAAGCTACTGTAATGATGCTTGGAAG GTATATGGGAGAAAAGATTATAAAGGAAGATTCTTCCATAGGCGGAAGTGAAGGGATCAATTGA
- the LOC114370704 gene encoding protein HOTHEAD-like isoform X2, producing MEIIQASNEGRQTSMGLVYEQFIWAFLVGCTFISVLSHPDEAPKYTFLKEATSAPQILTYDYIVIGGGTCGCPLAATLSQGAGVLVLERGGSPYTNPERINIKNFGNSLVDISPSSFSQPFISRDGVLNSRARVLGGGSVVNAGFYSRASSTYIRDSGWNETLAEDSYIWVEKKVVFEPLLMQWQSAVRDGLLEVGVLPNNGFTFDHLYGTKVGGTIFDKEGNRYTAADLLEYADPKRISVYLHATVQKILFKYNTEKRRQQAYGVIFKDALGVMHRAYLSTQGKSEIILSAGAIGSPQLLMLSGIGPANHLQAHGIKVVLDQPFVGQGMADNPLNVLVVPSPVPVEVSLVQTVGITKFGSFIEAASGLSLGHSWSERLQGIFEFVSNQSGEPSTFPPEAKESVADTIRFLTNPTLKGGVIGEKVTGPRSTGHLELITTNPNDNPSVTFNYFKDPEDLKKCVEGMRIVIDVINSKAFSKFRYHNMPVQALIDLMLHLPVNLRPKHANAAFSLEQYCIDTVLTIYHYHGGCQSGKVVDHNYKVIGVEALRVIDGSTFHGSPGTNPQATVMMLGRYMGEKIIKEDSSIGGSEGIN from the exons ATGGAGATTATTCAAGCTTCTAACGAGGGAAGACAGACGTCAATGGGTTTGGTGTACGAGCAATTTATATGGGCATTTCTTGTTGGGTGCACGTTCATTAGTGTATTATCTCATCCTGATGAAG CTCCAAAGTACACATTTTTAAAAGAAGCAACATCTGCTCCACAAATCTTAACTTATGACTACATAGTGATTGGTGGAGGAACATGTGGGTGTCCACTAGCAGCAACTCTCTCACAAGGTGCAGGAGTTTTAGTCCTTGAAAGGGGGGGCTCTCCTTACACAAACCCTGAGCGAATCAACATAAAGAACTTTGGGAATTCCCTCGTTGACATAAGCCCTTCATCATTTTCCCAGCCATTCATATCCAGAGATGGTGTCCTCAATTCGCGGGCTCGTGTCCTGGGTGGTGGCTCTGTCGTGAATGCAGGATTCTATTCAAGGGCTAGCTCCACCTACATAAGAGATTCTGGTTGGAATGAAACTTTGGCTGAGGACTCATATATATGGGTTGAAAAAAAAGTGGTCTTTGAGCCCCTTCTGATGCAGTGGCAATCAGCAGTCAGGGATGGATTACTTGAAGTAGGTGTGTTGCCCAACAATGGTTTTACTTTTGATCACTTATATGGGACTAAGGTTGGAGGGACAATTTTTGATAAGGAGGGTAACAGGTACACAGCAGCTGATTTGTTAGAGTATGCTGATCCCAAGAGAATTTCTGTTTATCTCCATGCCACGGTGCAGAAGATACTATTTAAGTATAACACAG aaAAAAGAAGGCAACAAGCTTATGGAGTAATTTTCAAAGATGCATTGGGAGTGATGCATAGAGCATACTTAAGCACACAAGGAAAGAGTGAGATAATCTTATCAGCTGGTGCAATTGGAAGCCCACAGTTGCTGATGCTAAGTGGGATTGGTCCTGCAAACCATCTTCAAGCTCATGGAATAAAAGTGGTTTTGGATCAGCCCTTTGTGGGTCAAGGGATGGCAGATAATCCATTGAATGTTCTAGTGGTTCCTTCCCCTGTGCCTGTTGAAGTCTCTCTTGTCCAAACAGTGGGCATCACTAAGTTTGGTAGCTTCATTGAAGCAGCCAGTGGACTGAGCTTGGGCCATTCTTGGTCGGAAAGGCTTCAAGGGATTTTTGAATTTGTGTCAAACCAG TCTGGTGAGCCTTCCACGTTTCCCCCAGAAGCTAAGGAGAGTGTTGCAGACACTATTAGATTTTTAACCAATCCAACTCTTAAAGGAGGAGTCATAGGTGAAAAGGTCACAGGACCACGCTCTACGGGTCATTTGGAGCTTATAACCACAAATCCCAATGATAACCCATCAGTTACCTTCAACTATTTTAAGGATCCAGAAGACTTAAAGAAGTGTGTTGAAGGCATGAGAATCGTCATAGATGTGATAAACTCAAAAGCATTCTCAAAGTTTCGCTACCACAACATGCCGGTCCAAGCTCTAATAGACTTGATGTTGCACTTACCAGTTAACTTGAGGCCTAAACATGCTAATGCTGCCTTCTCTTTAGAACAGTATTGCATAGACACTGTGCTAACAATTTATCATTACCATGGAGGGTGCCAATCTGGTAAAGTTGTCGATCATAATTATAAGGTTATTGGTGTTGAAGCTTTGAGGGTAATTGATGGATCCACTTTTCATGGCTCACCGGGTACAAATCCTCAAGCTACTGTAATGATGCTTGGAAG GTATATGGGAGAAAAGATTATAAAGGAAGATTCTTCCATAGGCGGAAGTGAAGGGATCAATTGA